In Triticum aestivum cultivar Chinese Spring chromosome 5B, IWGSC CS RefSeq v2.1, whole genome shotgun sequence, the following proteins share a genomic window:
- the LOC123111334 gene encoding transmembrane protein 230 — protein sequence MATRRNIPYSVLPTEDRDEDNVDRRFTYTPKSLRRIPWKSIALALFLLFLGSSLLFLSYFISTGHMEGDSSQVYGLLFLGILAFLPGFYETRVAYYSWRGAPGFTFAAIPDY from the exons ATGGCGACCAGACGGAACATTCCTTATTCTGTTCTTCCTACGGAGGACAGGGATGAAGACAATGTTGACCGCCGGTTCACATACACTCCAAAATCCTTGAGGAGGATCCCGTGGAAGTCGATTGCCTTAGCATTGTTCCTCCTCTTCCTGGGAAGCTCTCTTCTCTTCCTTTCATATTTTATATCCACGGGTCACATGGAGGGTGATAGCTCTCAGGTGTATGGTCTATTGTTCCTGGGTATCCTTGCCTTTCTTCCTG GATTTTATGAGACCCGAGTTGCATACTATTCATGGAGAGGAGCACCAGGGTTCACCTTTGCGGCCATTCCAGACTATTAG